In one Candidatus Nitronereus thalassa genomic region, the following are encoded:
- a CDS encoding cobalamin-binding protein, whose product MKRRQQGILTGMPFMANVAPRTFVDDTGRKIYLAKTPKRVVSLAPSITEILFAIGAGDSVVGVTEFCDYPPEAMTRTVVGDSRPNLEGVLALEPDLVLAMEVIRDDVLKTLQQLKIPLFILEAKSLEHVYSHIQTLGRMLGRVPEANTLAHNMRQEIQGIAEQTRSLPKPRVLYVVYPQPFITVGEGSFIHQLLELAGGDNVAKDAGNAYPRLSMEVVLQKDPEIILFPTMEGQNTPETDLAQWKRWTTMSAVKHERLHLVPWGLISRPGPRLVQGLESLAKAIHPELFRES is encoded by the coding sequence ATGAAGCGTCGTCAACAAGGAATTCTTACCGGCATGCCGTTTATGGCCAATGTGGCCCCTCGGACGTTTGTCGATGATACCGGGCGGAAGATTTATTTAGCGAAGACTCCCAAGAGGGTGGTATCCCTGGCTCCCAGTATTACGGAAATTTTATTTGCTATTGGGGCGGGAGACTCCGTGGTCGGAGTCACGGAGTTTTGTGATTATCCACCAGAGGCGATGACCCGAACGGTGGTAGGGGATTCTCGTCCCAACCTTGAAGGGGTTTTGGCCTTAGAGCCTGACCTTGTGTTAGCCATGGAAGTCATTCGGGATGATGTCCTAAAAACCCTTCAACAACTCAAGATTCCGCTGTTTATTTTAGAAGCCAAATCCTTGGAGCATGTGTATTCTCATATCCAGACGCTGGGGCGTATGTTGGGACGAGTTCCAGAGGCCAATACCCTGGCTCATAACATGCGACAAGAGATTCAGGGTATTGCGGAACAAACGCGCTCGTTACCGAAGCCGCGCGTTTTATATGTGGTCTATCCACAGCCCTTCATTACTGTTGGTGAAGGGAGTTTCATTCATCAGCTTTTAGAACTTGCTGGGGGAGACAATGTGGCAAAGGATGCGGGAAATGCTTATCCTCGTTTGAGTATGGAAGTGGTGTTGCAAAAAGATCCGGAGATCATTTTATTCCCCACGATGGAGGGGCAGAATACCCCTGAGACGGATTTGGCACAATGGAAGAGGTGGACCACGATGAGTGCGGTGAAGCACGAGCGTTTGCACCTGGTGCCGTGGGGACTCATCAGCAGGCCTGGTCCTCGTTTGGTGCAAGGCCTCGAATCCCTTGCCAAGGCTATTCATCCTGAACTTTTTCGAGAGAGCTGA
- a CDS encoding iron ABC transporter permease — MPDMPVNSQASHQSADALRIQGEATAGTAITYLSAIRWLTSLSVLGILSVLVGVGCLMIGAESLGVTAVLQSLGMALKEGQADVESVGVSGVILLQVRLPRVVLAFLVGSSLAAVGVALQALLRNPLADPYVLGISSGAAFGATLGILLGIGGTVMGLSVLPLWAFVGGLLSILVVYRISITYRMLSVHTLLLAGVILNALFSALIMFTVSIADPSRAFKMMMWLMGTLGSPEYSTLAWLVMFLSVGGLWLFWAARPLNILTMGEETARALGVEIERVKKLIFVIAALMTGAVVSIAGLIGFVGMVVPHTVRMIVGADHRLLLPASALVGGIFLMIADTLARTVLAPTELPVGVVTALVGGPVFIYLLVKRRAGVAL; from the coding sequence ATGCCTGATATGCCCGTGAATAGCCAGGCTTCTCATCAATCAGCGGATGCCCTGCGAATTCAGGGTGAGGCAACGGCTGGTACAGCTATTACCTACTTGTCAGCAATTCGTTGGCTCACAAGCCTTTCTGTGTTGGGAATTCTGAGTGTATTGGTCGGAGTGGGATGTTTAATGATAGGCGCGGAATCTCTTGGAGTGACCGCTGTCCTTCAGTCCTTGGGGATGGCTCTAAAAGAAGGCCAAGCAGATGTTGAGTCCGTTGGAGTGTCCGGAGTGATTCTGTTGCAAGTCCGGCTACCACGGGTCGTATTAGCTTTCCTTGTTGGCAGTTCGCTGGCTGCCGTTGGAGTGGCGTTGCAAGCGCTGCTGCGAAACCCGTTAGCCGATCCCTATGTGCTTGGGATCTCCAGTGGTGCGGCCTTTGGCGCGACGCTGGGCATTTTGCTTGGTATCGGTGGAACGGTGATGGGGCTTTCGGTGTTGCCGCTTTGGGCGTTTGTGGGTGGTCTGCTCTCTATTCTCGTGGTGTATCGGATTAGCATCACGTATCGAATGTTATCGGTCCATACGCTGTTATTGGCTGGAGTGATTCTAAATGCACTGTTTTCCGCGCTGATCATGTTTACTGTTTCCATTGCTGATCCCAGTCGGGCCTTCAAAATGATGATGTGGTTGATGGGCACGTTGGGTTCTCCCGAATATTCCACCTTGGCTTGGTTGGTGATGTTTTTAAGTGTCGGTGGCTTGTGGTTGTTTTGGGCCGCCCGACCGCTCAACATTTTAACCATGGGAGAAGAAACGGCCAGGGCGTTAGGGGTTGAAATCGAACGGGTGAAAAAATTGATTTTTGTGATAGCCGCTCTCATGACCGGGGCCGTGGTATCGATTGCCGGGCTCATTGGGTTTGTGGGAATGGTGGTGCCGCACACCGTTCGCATGATCGTCGGGGCTGATCATCGGTTGCTGCTACCAGCTTCTGCCTTGGTTGGCGGCATATTTCTGATGATTGCTGATACCCTCGCTCGTACCGTGTTGGCTCCAACCGAATTGCCAGTAGGAGTGGTGACGGCGCTTGTTGGAGGACCAGTCTTTATCTATTTACTGGTTAAGCGACGCGCGGGAGTGGCCTTGTGA